In Rhodospirillaceae bacterium, one DNA window encodes the following:
- a CDS encoding DUF2065 domain-containing protein, translated as MNDLLTALGLVLVIEGVVYALFPDAMKRMTTQMLQIPSTSLRSAGLVAAVMGFCVVWFVRG; from the coding sequence ATGAACGATCTGCTGACGGCGTTGGGTTTGGTGTTGGTAATTGAAGGGGTCGTTTATGCGTTGTTTCCAGACGCCATGAAGCGGATGACGACGCAAATGCTACAAATACCGTCGACCAGTCTACGGTCGGCGGGTCTTGTCGCCGCTGTGATGGGTTTTTGTGTCGTGTGGTTCGTTCGAGGGTAA
- a CDS encoding protease modulator HflC, with protein sequence MSKIFLAVIGFVVIVGGIIANSALFTVHQTEQALVLQFGNPVKVVKEPGLHFKTPFVQDVTMYDNRILNLDPPPQEIILQDQKRVNVDSFARYRIVDPLEYRKKAFSDANFIQVFGGRLNSAVRAEIGKILLGDMLTEKRATSMNHISEQMKAQAPEFGVEVVDVRIGRIDLPEVTSQSVYNRMRSDRVATAAELRAKGEEQKLRIQAKADKTRIIIVASAKKDSEILRGEGDGKKTTILNEAYGQDAEFFDFYRSMDALGIAVEEGTTMVLSPDSDLFQFFGSIPKIKNRN encoded by the coding sequence ATGAGTAAGATATTTCTCGCTGTTATTGGATTTGTTGTCATTGTCGGCGGCATCATCGCCAATAGCGCTCTGTTTACGGTCCATCAGACCGAGCAGGCTCTCGTTCTGCAGTTTGGTAATCCTGTTAAGGTCGTTAAGGAACCAGGTCTGCACTTCAAGACACCGTTTGTTCAAGATGTTACGATGTACGATAATCGTATCTTGAATTTGGATCCACCCCCGCAGGAAATTATTCTGCAGGATCAAAAACGCGTCAACGTGGATAGTTTTGCCCGCTACCGTATCGTTGATCCCCTGGAATATCGTAAGAAGGCATTTTCCGACGCCAACTTCATTCAGGTTTTCGGGGGCCGGTTAAATTCGGCTGTTCGTGCCGAGATTGGTAAAATTCTCTTGGGCGATATGCTGACCGAGAAACGTGCCACATCTATGAACCACATCTCGGAGCAAATGAAAGCCCAAGCGCCTGAATTTGGTGTCGAAGTTGTTGATGTTCGTATCGGACGGATCGATTTGCCGGAGGTGACGTCGCAATCGGTTTATAATCGGATGCGATCTGATCGTGTCGCTACGGCTGCTGAATTGCGTGCTAAGGGTGAGGAGCAAAAGCTTCGAATTCAAGCCAAAGCGGATAAGACCCGAATCATTATCGTTGCTTCGGCGAAGAAAGATTCGGAAATCTTGCGTGGTGAAGGCGATGGAAAAAAAACCACCATTCTTAACGAAGCCTATGGACAGGACGCAGAATTCTTCGATTTCTACCGTTCGATGGATGCTTTAGGTATTGCGGTTGAGGAGGGTACGACGATGGTCTTGAGCCCGGATTCGGATTTGTTCCAGTTTTTTGGCTCGATTCCCAAGATTAAGAACAGGAATTAG